The genomic DNA AATAAAAATACAACGATTTCTTTTTCAACCACAGAGCACACGGAGAAAACAATTACAATCTATAATCAGAAAGGACAGAAAGTAAGGTCTTTGGAGTGCATTAACTGTGTTAATGCAAAAGCGACGGAGTCGCTTTTCACACATCAACTGGGACGGCAAAGATGGGAACGGAAAATTTGTTAATTCCGGTGTTTATTTTTATACTCTGAAAATGGATGGGAAAGAAGTTGCTTCTAATAAGATGATCGTTTTGCGATAATATGTTAACTATTCGAGTCGTAAGGAGCGTGCGACGGCGACTCGAAACATTTACATCACCCAATGAAAATATGTATTTAAAATCAGTATTACCTGTCCTACTTTTTCTTTTTTCTCAATTATTTTCAGGAAATCTGGAGTTTTTCCGGGAAGACCTGGATTTCGAGATCAAGGGAAATTATTTCCATGTGGATGGCATTTATTATTTCAGGAATAATTCGGATACAGAAATCAAGCGCTTGTTATTCTATCCGTTCCCGCTCGATTCTCTTTATGGAATTGTCGATTCCATGCAGGCGATTTGTTTATCAGATTCTTCCGATTGTATGATTAAAACCAGGGAAAACGGTTTCTCATTTAAAATAAAAATTCTTCCCAACCAAATACAGAAATACAGGTTATCTTATCGACAGAAACTTTTGGGAAACAAAGCCGAATACATCCTAACAACCACGCAAAGATGGGGAAAACCTTTCGAGGAAGTGAATTACAAAATATTGCTCACAAAAGATGTAAAACTCGATTCATTATCATATTTTCCGGATAGTCTGAAAACAGTTGGAGATAAACATATTTTCTATTATCATAAAATAAATTTTATGCCTGATCGGAATATGAAAATTTGGTTTGAGAAATCTTGAAAATGGTTACCAGCAGAGGAATTCTTACAAATAGACCTTTTCAACGGTTGGAGTAAAACTTACCAAGTTTCAAAAACTTGTGAAGTTTTAAAAAGAAATCAAAAATTTGGTAAGTCTCAAATACTTCACAAATTTAGGATGTTAAAAACCATTTATTCAGAGAATCAATTTTACAAACGGAACAGAGTTCCGTGCTACAATAACAAAGTTGCTAATCCCAGAAAAGAAGCAAAACCTCCAATGTCTGTCAGCATGGTAATGATCACACTGGATGCGAGAGCAGGATCGATCTTCAGAGTTTTCATTACCACCGGAATCGAGGAGCCGATCAAACCGGCAATGAACATATTACAGATCATGGCTACTCCCAGAACAACTCCAAGCATGATTTCCCCTTTTAATAAATAAGCGATCAACATGGCGGCAGAACCTATCAGAATTCCATTAATTATCCCGACGGAAATTTCCTTGAAAATCGCTTTCAAGGTATTATGAATCGTTAATTCACCTAATGCAATTCCTCGTGTTATAACCGTTAAAGTTTGCGTTCCTGAATTTCCTCCCAAACCAGCAACGATCGGCATTAAAACTGCGAGAAACGATAATCTGTCAATTGTCTGCTCAAAAATTCCCACAACCGAAGAAACCAGTAGAGCAGTGAATAAATTCAGAGTTAACCAGGGCAGTCTTTTACGGACAGAACTCAAAGGACTCGTAAAAACCCGATCCTCGCTTTCCAATCCTACCATTTTATAGGCATCTTCGGAGGCTTCCTCATCGATAACATCGATAATATCATCAACCGTAATCCTTCCGAGAAGATGGCTCTCATTATCTACGACAGGTAAAATATAGAGATCATATTTCCTGAAAAGATGAGCGACTTTTTCCTGATCCAGATCAACGGTTGCGGAAACAACCTCCTTATCCATAATATCTTCTGCTTTAGTATCCGGTTTTGCTAAAAGCAATCTGGTTATTTCCAAAACTCCAATCAATTTATTCTCAAAATCGACCACAAAAACATAATGGATATTTTCCACATCTTCATAATTCTGTCTGATATATTCGATCATCTCGTCACGTTTCATCTCTTTTTGCAAGGCGATGATCTC from Candidatus Cloacimonadota bacterium includes the following:
- the mgtE gene encoding magnesium transporter, which produces MKKLAYEDILELIEQNKINKLKEDLNRLHSGDIAQIINDLPSEYQASTFRLLNDENASDVLPDLHDELREQILKEIQENRLVKIIDEMETDEATDIISELDEDRSRELLEKIDEEDSEEIKQLLEYDEESAGGLMQTEIIALQKEMKRDEMIEYIRQNYEDVENIHYVFVVDFENKLIGVLEITRLLLAKPDTKAEDIMDKEVVSATVDLDQEKVAHLFRKYDLYILPVVDNESHLLGRITVDDIIDVIDEEASEDAYKMVGLESEDRVFTSPLSSVRKRLPWLTLNLFTALLVSSVVGIFEQTIDRLSFLAVLMPIVAGLGGNSGTQTLTVITRGIALGELTIHNTLKAIFKEISVGIINGILIGSAAMLIAYLLKGEIMLGVVLGVAMICNMFIAGLIGSSIPVVMKTLKIDPALASSVIITMLTDIGGFASFLGLATLLL